A genomic segment from Diospyros lotus cultivar Yz01 chromosome 5, ASM1463336v1, whole genome shotgun sequence encodes:
- the LOC127802614 gene encoding uncharacterized protein LOC127802614 gives MENYYAASYPDSGESSPRSREIDFENTPPWEDQAAAANANYRVKLMCSYGGKVHPRPHDNQLSYIGGETKILAVDRHIKFAGLIGKLSALCDADVCFKYQLPGEDLDALISVTNDDDLEHMMHEYDRSSRASSKPARLRLFLFPVNQTGPESFGSTEEKSDRDKFVEALNSAPIQSSPVPSTVAPPGNVDFLFGLDKGIPPQPTVSTKVHDLASDRGIPSEDRVMAADPIQQRQIQDFQRMQIGGQEQAMYPRKSDDNLSGGFPGDYYVHKLPEKVPPQTIQMSSPPGYWPEKHVAGGVYPVSAPVQEQQQVYMIQAPTGMYHAPMTRQVTGPPGQGYYAVQRMPPEVYRDQPSVYNVQQPPTAATAVASSTLPPQPLPKVGGFSEGIGMAGYTAMAYDSGAGRQVYYTAQGGAMATAPASYQGIPTAVSVEGRSAGAQTVDGKVTVKPPQGSM, from the coding sequence ATGGAGAACTACTATGCGGCGTCTTACCCGGACTCCGGAGAGTCGTCGCCGCGCTCGCGCGAAATCGACTTCGAGAACACGCCGCCGTGGGAGGACCAAGCGGCGGCAGCGAACGCCAACTACAGAGTCAAGTTGATGTGCAGCTACGGCGGCAAAGTTCACCCCAGGCCTCATGACAACCAGTTGTCGTACATCGGTGGCGAGACTAAGATATTGGCCGTCGACCGCCACATCAAGTTCGCCGGGCTCATCGGGAAGCTCTCCGCCCTCTGCGACGCCGACGTCTGCTTCAAGTACCAGCTGCCAGGTGAAGATCTCGACGCGCTGATTTCGGTGACGAATGATGATGATCTTGAGCATATGATGCACGAGTACGATCGGTCGTCTCGCGCATCGTCGAAGCCGGCGAGGCTTAGGTTGTTTCTGTTCCCTGTAAATCAGACGGGACCGGAGAGTTTTGGTTCGACTGAGGAGAAAAGTGATAGGGACAAGTTCGTGGAAGCGTTGAATTCTGCTCCGATTCAGTCGTCTCCGGTGCCTTCGACTGTGGCGCCCCCGGGCAATGTAGACTTTTTGTTCGGCCTTGATAAAGGAATACCGCCGCAGCCGACGGTGTCGACTAAAGTACATGATCTGGCTTCAGACCGGGGAATACCGTCTGAGGACCGCGTGATGGCGGCGGATCCAATCCAGCAGAGGCAGATCCAGGATTTTCAGAGAATGCAGATTGGAGGTCAAGAGCAAGCTATGTATCCTAGGAAAAGTGACGATAACTTATCCGGTGGATTCCCCGGCGATTACTACGTACACAAGTTACCGGAAAAAGTACCGCCGCAGACAATACAGATGTCTTCTCCACCGGGATATTGGCCGGAGAAGCACGTCGCCGGCGGAGTCTATCCTGTTTCGGCTCCAGTACAGGAACAACAACAGGTTTACATGATTCAAGCTCCTACTGGCATGTATCACGCGCCGATGACAAGACAGGTGACCGGTCCACCCGGTCAAGGCTACTACGCCGTCCAGAGAATGCCGCCGGAGGTTTACCGGGACCAGCCTTCAGTATACAACGTTCAACAACCACCAACTGCGGCAACGGCGGTGGCATCATCTACGCTGCCCCCTCAACCGCTGCCAAAGGTAGGCGGATTTTCCGAAGGAATTGGCATGGCAGGGTACACGGCGATGGCGTACGACAGTGGAGCCGGGAGGCAGGTGTACTACACGGCCCAGGGAGGGGCGATGGCGACGGCACCGGCGTCGTATCAGGGAATTCCCACGGCGGTGAGCGTCGAGGGGAGATCCGCCGGAGCCCAGACTGTCGACGGAAAAGTCACCGTGAAACCTCCACAAGGCTCCATGTGA